One Sulfurimonas sp. genomic window carries:
- a CDS encoding cache and HAMP domain-containing protein: protein MNKLSVKAQIILLIMLSLTLLAVITTYISTTKSKNALVNDSYANLTTARDMKKNQIENFFKNSIRDIDVLTNSENLQNITWDLLTVYNNLNVKENEPFPTNDSSAKEERLPHEVYFQKYLKEYGYSDIYIIAAKYGHVMYSGAKKSDYGANLTYGSLKDSALGDIYRKTLQNNRPTFVDMRPYEVDNDSPVMFIGAPIVVNAEVKAVLVFKIDNMSIKNIMQYRQGYKESQEDYLVGGDKLMRSDSYLDAINHSLEASFSNPSKGSVDTEAFREAAIGKIDTKIVVDYNGNPVLSSFCTVNIGEDFKWVILSEIDESELLKVPNNIRNTLTINSFIILFIIIALFVLLINKTVIKPIENFKNTLLTISTNHDLTIKADENAPLELSEMAQGFNKLI from the coding sequence ATGAATAAACTCTCCGTAAAAGCGCAAATTATATTGCTAATAATGTTATCTTTAACACTTCTAGCAGTCATTACTACTTACATATCAACAACAAAAAGCAAAAACGCCCTAGTAAATGATAGCTACGCCAACCTAACCACTGCCAGAGATATGAAAAAAAATCAGATTGAAAATTTTTTTAAAAACAGCATAAGAGATATTGATGTTTTGACAAACAGCGAAAATCTTCAAAATATTACATGGGATCTTTTGACTGTTTATAACAATCTAAATGTTAAAGAAAATGAACCGTTTCCCACAAACGACTCATCCGCAAAAGAGGAAAGATTGCCGCATGAGGTGTATTTTCAAAAATATTTAAAAGAGTATGGATATAGCGATATATATATTATTGCCGCAAAATACGGTCATGTAATGTACAGCGGAGCAAAAAAATCCGACTACGGCGCAAATCTTACCTATGGTTCGCTAAAAGATAGCGCACTTGGCGATATTTATAGAAAAACTTTACAAAATAATCGTCCGACATTTGTTGATATGAGACCGTATGAAGTAGATAACGACTCTCCCGTTATGTTTATCGGAGCGCCGATTGTAGTAAATGCAGAAGTAAAAGCCGTATTGGTTTTTAAAATAGACAATATGTCGATTAAAAATATAATGCAATATCGCCAAGGCTACAAAGAGTCGCAGGAGGATTATCTTGTAGGAGGAGACAAGCTTATGAGAAGCGATAGTTATCTTGATGCTATAAATCACTCACTGGAAGCCTCATTTTCAAACCCCTCAAAAGGTTCGGTAGATACTGAAGCTTTTCGTGAAGCTGCAATAGGCAAAATTGATACAAAAATAGTTGTAGATTATAACGGTAATCCCGTATTGTCATCATTTTGCACGGTAAATATCGGTGAAGATTTTAAATGGGTTATTCTCTCTGAAATAGATGAATCTGAACTTCTTAAAGTCCCAAACAACATCAGAAATACTTTAACCATAAACTCTTTTATTATACTTTTTATTATCATCGCTTTATTTGTATTGCTAATAAACAAAACCGTGATTAAACCCATAGAAAACTTTAAAAATACCCTGCTAACTATCAGTACAAACCATGATTTAACCATAAAAGCAGACGAAAACGCTCCGCTGGAACTCTCAGAGATGGCTCAAGGGTTTAATAAGTTAATC
- the radA gene encoding DNA repair protein RadA: MSKKKILFECQHCGLTTPRWMGKCTNCGAWDSFVELNEHQQEVAKQIKSTSGSSVKAQSINDIKEEEIFRFSSGNIELDVVLGGGVVPGSLTLIGGSPGVGKSTLLLKVGGDIASSAKNVLYVSGEESSSQIKLRANRLKSNQDSLYLLSEIRLEQVIIELEHRDYDFLIIDSIQTMYSENISSAPGSVTQVRQITFELMRIAKERNIAIFIIGHITKEGSIAGPRVLEHMVDTVLYFEGDSSQELRILRGFKNRFGPTSEIGVFEMRNDGLVSATDVASRFFNRNSEQAGSALTVIMEGSRPIILEVQALVSESHTANSKRQATGFDTNRLNMLLALLERKLEIPLSGYDVFINITGGIKISETSADLAVLAAIISSFRNRAISKQTIFIGEVSLVGDVREVFGMDARLKEASMQNISKALISKKPLEKTAMKIFVVDEVTKLLEWY, from the coding sequence ATGTCCAAAAAAAAGATTCTTTTTGAGTGCCAACACTGCGGATTAACAACTCCCAGATGGATGGGGAAGTGCACAAATTGTGGAGCGTGGGACTCTTTTGTCGAGTTAAACGAGCATCAACAGGAAGTTGCGAAACAGATAAAATCAACATCCGGTTCATCCGTAAAAGCGCAAAGCATTAATGATATAAAAGAAGAAGAAATTTTTAGATTTAGTTCCGGAAATATAGAGTTAGATGTGGTGCTTGGCGGAGGAGTGGTTCCCGGTTCATTGACTCTAATCGGCGGAAGTCCGGGTGTGGGAAAATCAACCCTGCTTTTAAAAGTAGGCGGAGATATAGCTTCAAGTGCTAAAAATGTTCTTTATGTAAGCGGTGAAGAGTCAAGTTCTCAGATAAAACTTCGTGCAAACAGGCTAAAATCAAATCAAGATTCGCTCTATCTGCTTAGCGAAATAAGATTGGAACAGGTTATTATTGAACTTGAACATCGAGATTATGATTTTTTAATTATAGACTCAATCCAAACTATGTATTCTGAAAATATCTCATCAGCACCCGGTTCCGTAACCCAAGTAAGACAGATTACATTTGAACTTATGAGAATTGCAAAAGAGAGAAATATCGCTATTTTTATCATAGGACATATCACAAAAGAGGGTTCAATCGCGGGACCAAGGGTTTTGGAACATATGGTAGACACCGTTTTGTATTTTGAGGGCGACTCTTCGCAAGAGCTTAGAATACTTAGAGGATTTAAAAATCGTTTCGGACCTACGAGTGAAATAGGTGTTTTTGAGATGCGAAATGATGGTTTGGTATCTGCAACAGATGTCGCATCAAGATTTTTTAATCGTAATTCGGAGCAAGCAGGCTCGGCTTTGACTGTTATTATGGAAGGCTCTCGTCCAATAATACTTGAGGTTCAGGCACTTGTTTCAGAATCTCATACGGCAAACTCAAAAAGACAGGCAACGGGATTTGATACAAATAGACTTAATATGCTCTTGGCACTCTTGGAGAGAAAGCTTGAGATTCCTTTATCAGGATATGATGTATTTATTAATATTACGGGAGGAATTAAAATAAGTGAAACATCTGCCGATTTAGCTGTGTTAGCGGCAATAATAAGCAGTTTTCGCAATCGTGCAATATCTAAACAGACTATTTTTATAGGTGAAGTTTCACTTGTAGGGGATGTAAGGGAAGTTTTTGGAATGGATGCAAGGCTCAAAGAAGCTAGTATGCAAAATATTTCAAAAGCGCTTATCTCTAAAAAACCGTTAGAAAAAACAGCTATGAAAATATTTGTAGTAGACGAGGTTACAAAACTTTTAGAGTGGTACTGA
- the fliL gene encoding flagellar basal body-associated protein FliL, whose translation MSEKETKEEVGAEKKKSGNTLMLVIIVVLLLIIIGGGLVAFLLLHGDEKDAAAHGTAPQAHEKAAPAPAAPVAHAAAPAKAKGDGDEIASRKLSEIGVLYPLDTFTVNLKSDSGRRYLKATVSLELKGPELSVELDKKTAVIRDRIIRILTSKTLEEISSAKGKQKVTEQIVEVLNSMLADGSVKGIYFTEFVIQ comes from the coding sequence ATGTCTGAGAAAGAGACTAAAGAAGAAGTCGGCGCAGAGAAGAAAAAATCCGGCAATACATTGATGTTAGTTATCATTGTTGTTTTATTGCTAATTATCATTGGCGGGGGATTGGTTGCATTTCTTTTATTACATGGAGATGAAAAAGACGCCGCAGCACACGGTACGGCTCCTCAGGCTCACGAAAAAGCTGCACCTGCACCTGCTGCACCGGTGGCACATGCAGCTGCACCGGCAAAAGCTAAAGGTGATGGAGATGAAATTGCATCAAGAAAGTTAAGTGAAATTGGAGTTTTATATCCATTGGACACTTTTACCGTTAATTTGAAAAGTGATTCAGGGCGTCGCTATCTTAAGGCTACCGTTTCATTAGAATTAAAAGGTCCGGAGTTAAGCGTGGAGCTTGATAAAAAAACGGCAGTTATAAGGGATAGAATTATTAGAATTTTGACATCCAAAACTTTAGAAGAGATATCTTCTGCCAAAGGCAAACAAAAAGTAACCGAACAGATTGTTGAAGTTTTAAACTCTATGCTTGCCGATGGAAGCGTAAAAGGTATCTATTTTACAGAGTTTGTTATACAGTAG
- the acpS gene encoding holo-ACP synthase, whose translation MIGIDLIKISRMGRFMERFGDKALYKFLSKDEVSLVKNYKTASGFWAAKEACSKALGVGIGSECSFHDIVIYKTKNGAPKLKLSQKLLNNFNILDSSLSITHDGEYAIAVVAIESAASDKIQ comes from the coding sequence ATGATTGGTATAGATCTTATAAAAATATCTCGTATGGGTCGCTTTATGGAGCGATTCGGAGATAAAGCACTTTATAAATTCTTATCTAAAGATGAAGTGTCACTCGTTAAAAATTATAAAACGGCTTCCGGATTTTGGGCGGCAAAGGAAGCTTGTTCAAAAGCTTTAGGCGTCGGTATCGGTTCTGAGTGCAGTTTTCATGATATAGTTATATACAAAACAAAAAACGGCGCACCGAAACTAAAATTATCACAAAAGCTTTTAAATAATTTTAATATTTTAGATTCAAGCCTCTCCATTACTCATGACGGCGAATATGCAATAGCAGTAGTGGCTATAGAATCAGCCGCCTCCGACAAAATCCAATAG
- the thiS gene encoding sulfur carrier protein ThiS, giving the protein MKLIINGETKEFNENITVEHLLEELGLTGKVMAAAVNMEIVKQGNWATYTLKEMDKLELLDFVGGG; this is encoded by the coding sequence ATGAAACTTATAATTAACGGCGAAACAAAAGAGTTTAATGAAAATATTACCGTTGAGCACCTTTTAGAAGAGTTGGGTTTAACAGGCAAAGTAATGGCAGCAGCCGTGAATATGGAGATAGTCAAGCAGGGGAATTGGGCGACTTACACTTTAAAAGAGATGGACAAGTTAGAGCTATTGGATTTTGTCGGAGGCGGCTGA
- a CDS encoding cation diffusion facilitator family transporter, whose product MRLEKKATIVSTSVATLLVIMKMTVGILSGSIAVLASAIDSLLDLTVSLFNYFALHNAEKDPDGDFNYGRNKIEPLAAVIEGTIISLSALFILYEALVKIAHPREMEFMGVSIFVMLASILITSILVLFLNKVAAKTGNMVIKADALHYKTDIFSNGAVLLALGLVSLTDEELIDSILGVGIGIYMIYSAMPIIKEGILMLLDAALCESDIKKITDVIESQKETTNYHHLQTRESGSHIFISVHIVFNISISLYDAHLISDKLEIKLKQLFEDKKVHILIHMDPYDDSEINENEDLY is encoded by the coding sequence ATGAGATTAGAAAAAAAAGCAACCATTGTCTCTACATCTGTGGCTACACTGCTTGTTATTATGAAAATGACGGTTGGCATATTAAGCGGTTCTATCGCTGTTTTAGCATCTGCTATCGACTCTTTGCTTGATTTAACGGTCTCTCTTTTTAACTATTTTGCACTGCATAATGCAGAAAAAGATCCTGATGGCGATTTTAATTATGGACGGAACAAAATTGAACCTCTTGCAGCGGTTATAGAAGGCACTATAATATCGCTCTCCGCGCTTTTTATACTATACGAAGCACTTGTAAAAATAGCCCATCCCAGAGAGATGGAATTTATGGGTGTATCTATTTTTGTAATGTTAGCCTCTATATTAATAACATCTATACTAGTTTTGTTCCTAAACAAAGTTGCTGCAAAAACAGGCAATATGGTCATTAAAGCTGATGCACTCCACTATAAAACCGATATCTTTTCAAACGGTGCCGTTCTTTTAGCACTTGGACTTGTTTCATTAACCGATGAAGAGTTAATTGATTCAATTCTTGGAGTCGGTATCGGAATATATATGATCTACTCGGCAATGCCTATCATTAAAGAGGGAATACTTATGCTTCTTGATGCCGCACTATGTGAAAGTGACATTAAAAAAATCACAGATGTTATTGAGAGTCAAAAAGAGACGACAAACTATCATCATCTACAAACAAGAGAGTCAGGCTCACATATTTTCATATCCGTACATATTGTTTTTAATATCAGCATATCGCTATACGACGCACATCTGATTTCAGACAAGTTAGAAATAAAGCTAAAACAACTTTTTGAAGACAAAAAAGTACATATACTTATACATATGGATCCTTATGATGATTCGGAAATAAACGAAAATGAGGATTTATATTGA
- the cmoB gene encoding tRNA 5-methoxyuridine(34)/uridine 5-oxyacetic acid(34) synthase CmoB, translating into MNIEELRQERLKWMKWKNIAPLREALDSLQDGCWEVELGNAVTISGDINDPVYVESVARMMMPWRKGPFKLFDTYIDSEWRSDIKYNLLRKHFNLKDRRVADIGCNNGYYLFRMQEDSPKLLVGFDPSPLFKTQFDFINHFVKSDIVYELLGVEHLEFYEEKFDTIFCLGVLYHRSDPVGMLKSLYKGLDNGGEVILDTFYIEGDDEMCLCPESSYSKIPNIYFVPTVKALKNWCLRAGFDSFEVLETSKTDSSEQRKTSWIEGQSLEDFLDKNDNTKTVEGYSAPARVYVKLIKDKR; encoded by the coding sequence ATGAATATAGAAGAGTTAAGACAAGAGCGGTTGAAATGGATGAAGTGGAAAAATATAGCTCCGCTTAGAGAGGCGTTAGATAGTTTGCAAGACGGCTGTTGGGAAGTTGAACTCGGTAATGCCGTTACTATTAGCGGGGATATTAATGACCCTGTATATGTAGAGAGTGTAGCTAGAATGATGATGCCGTGGAGAAAAGGTCCGTTTAAGCTTTTTGACACATATATAGACTCCGAATGGAGAAGCGATATAAAATACAATCTCTTAAGAAAACATTTTAATTTAAAAGATAGAAGAGTTGCCGATATAGGGTGTAACAATGGATATTATCTTTTTAGAATGCAAGAAGATTCGCCAAAACTGTTAGTCGGTTTTGATCCGTCGCCGTTATTTAAAACACAATTTGATTTTATAAATCATTTTGTAAAGAGCGATATTGTTTATGAACTTTTGGGTGTTGAACATTTGGAGTTTTATGAGGAGAAGTTTGATACAATCTTTTGTTTAGGCGTTCTTTATCATAGAAGCGACCCTGTCGGAATGTTAAAATCTCTTTATAAGGGGCTTGATAACGGCGGAGAAGTAATATTGGACACTTTTTATATAGAGGGTGATGATGAGATGTGTTTATGTCCGGAGTCATCTTACTCTAAGATACCTAATATCTATTTTGTACCGACTGTAAAAGCTTTGAAAAACTGGTGTTTAAGAGCGGGGTTTGATAGTTTTGAGGTTTTAGAAACTTCAAAAACAGATAGCAGTGAGCAAAGAAAAACTTCTTGGATAGAGGGACAGTCGCTAGAGGATTTTTTAGATAAAAATGACAATACAAAGACGGTTGAAGGTTATTCTGCGCCCGCTAGAGTATATGTAAAATTGATTAAGGATAAGAGATAA
- a CDS encoding hotdog domain-containing protein: MSNAENLFEDDEDLDIDGYKSKDDVILKTHERINQDLCGEIEKLETGYIELKLVTNHDMIADSKNLIHGGFIFSAADYAAMAAVNEKNVVLVASDCQFLSPVKFGDIVNFVAKVRHKEGRKRNVHVTGHVLEIKVFEGEFKTVVTDRHVLKLRLTDTEDDDE, translated from the coding sequence ATGAGTAATGCGGAAAATCTTTTTGAAGATGATGAAGATTTAGATATAGATGGATATAAAAGCAAAGATGATGTTATATTAAAAACGCATGAAAGAATAAATCAAGATTTATGCGGAGAGATAGAGAAGCTGGAAACAGGGTATATAGAATTAAAATTGGTAACAAATCACGACATGATTGCCGATTCTAAAAATCTGATACACGGCGGATTTATTTTCAGTGCTGCCGATTATGCTGCTATGGCTGCCGTGAATGAAAAAAATGTTGTTTTAGTGGCAAGTGACTGTCAATTTTTATCACCCGTAAAATTTGGAGATATAGTAAACTTTGTCGCTAAAGTCCGTCATAAAGAGGGTAGAAAAAGAAATGTGCATGTAACCGGACATGTCCTAGAAATAAAAGTTTTTGAGGGTGAGTTTAAAACTGTCGTAACCGATAGACATGTTTTAAAATTAAGATTGACGGATACGGAAGATGACGATGAATAG